Proteins encoded by one window of Mesorhizobium sp. INR15:
- a CDS encoding DUF768 domain-containing protein: protein MSTRGTDFLHEWLGENLPTMTGPDIISVADAIQRMTRAAKLRGIGMEEIEEETGSVYETVLDAIMHNEPGSPE from the coding sequence ATGAGCACACGCGGCACCGACTTCCTCCACGAATGGCTGGGTGAAAACCTGCCAACAATGACCGGGCCGGATATCATCTCGGTCGCGGACGCGATCCAGAGGATGACGCGTGCTGCGAAACTGCGCGGCATCGGGATGGAGGAGATTGAGGAGGAAACCGGCAGCGTTTATGAAACGGTGCTCGATGCCATCATGCACAATGAGCCGGGCTCGCCAGAGTGA
- a CDS encoding MFS transporter produces MTASPPSAAVARGRRTIITTLGATQIMAWGSSYYLPAVIAPAVAADTGWPLAWVVGGLSLGLLTAGVISPHVGSSIERHGGRNVLAFSAGCIGLGQIGLAVAPTLAMYTMAWLLIGLGMGAGLYDAAFGTLGQLYGHGARSAITTLTLFGGFASTICWPISAFLLGEIGWRGTCLVYAAFQLCLALPLYLVILPRGLPQPAVKAASSGAVTPALQTGSNLLVMVVLAATLTLAAVISSTLSVHLLTILQKGGMTLAAAVGLGALVGPSQVAARTIEMMIARFHHPIWTKFASVTFVAIGVSALWLGMPIVPLALAFYGAGIGLESIARGTLPLAMFGSNGYAKLMGRLAMPSLIAQAAAPSLGALLLERFGAHGMLAALSGLALINVGLACALGWLVFSRGNLQAKPREPITSTH; encoded by the coding sequence ATGACCGCTTCGCCTCCGTCGGCCGCCGTCGCGCGTGGTCGTCGCACGATCATCACGACGCTTGGCGCGACGCAGATCATGGCGTGGGGATCATCTTACTATCTCCCCGCTGTCATCGCGCCGGCGGTCGCTGCGGACACAGGTTGGCCTCTGGCCTGGGTCGTTGGAGGCCTGTCTCTAGGATTGCTCACTGCGGGAGTCATCTCGCCGCATGTCGGGTCTTCGATCGAGCGGCACGGTGGCCGCAACGTTCTGGCATTCAGCGCCGGATGCATCGGGCTCGGCCAAATCGGGCTAGCGGTCGCTCCCACTTTGGCCATGTACACCATGGCTTGGCTGCTTATCGGCCTCGGCATGGGGGCGGGCCTCTACGACGCCGCGTTCGGGACACTTGGCCAGCTTTACGGTCATGGGGCGCGGTCAGCCATCACGACGCTCACCCTGTTCGGCGGTTTTGCGAGCACGATCTGCTGGCCGATCTCGGCCTTTCTGCTGGGGGAAATCGGATGGCGCGGCACCTGTCTTGTTTATGCCGCATTTCAGCTTTGCCTTGCCTTGCCGCTTTACCTTGTGATCTTGCCTCGCGGCCTGCCGCAACCGGCTGTCAAAGCCGCATCGAGTGGCGCGGTGACGCCCGCCCTCCAAACCGGCTCCAATCTCCTGGTTATGGTCGTGCTGGCCGCGACCCTGACGCTTGCCGCCGTGATCTCGTCGACCCTGTCGGTGCATTTGCTGACGATCCTGCAGAAGGGCGGCATGACACTTGCCGCGGCCGTGGGGCTTGGAGCCCTCGTCGGTCCCTCCCAGGTCGCAGCGCGGACGATCGAGATGATGATCGCACGCTTCCATCACCCGATCTGGACCAAGTTCGCCTCGGTAACCTTCGTTGCGATTGGTGTTTCGGCGCTCTGGCTCGGCATGCCGATCGTCCCGTTGGCACTCGCGTTCTATGGCGCGGGCATCGGACTTGAATCCATCGCGCGTGGCACGCTGCCGCTCGCGATGTTCGGCTCTAATGGCTACGCCAAGCTGATGGGTCGCCTTGCCATGCCGAGCCTGATTGCCCAAGCGGCCGCGCCCTCCCTTGGTGCGTTACTTCTGGAGCGCTTCGGCGCTCACGGTATGCTGGCAGCACTTTCCGGCCTGGCGCTGATTAACGTTGGCTTGGCATGCGCGTTGGGATGGCTGGTGTTCAGCCGAGGGAATCTTCAGGCCAAACCGCGAGAACCTATCACAAGCACCCACTGA
- a CDS encoding conjugal transfer protein TraD — MRTWQGERRKRTRHLIELGGLVVKAGIVDLTADDRATIYGALLWIAGKLKSHEGEQAQRSWVAKGKQRFDAERHE, encoded by the coding sequence ATGCGCACCTGGCAGGGGGAGCGCCGCAAGCGCACCCGACATCTGATCGAACTTGGCGGTCTCGTCGTCAAGGCAGGCATCGTTGATTTGACCGCCGATGATCGCGCCACCATATACGGTGCGCTTCTCTGGATCGCCGGCAAGCTCAAAAGTCATGAAGGCGAGCAAGCACAACGATCATGGGTCGCGAAGGGAAAGCAGCGGTTCGATGCGGAACGGCATGAATAA
- a CDS encoding DUF1036 domain-containing protein produces MSASRRVISVLTLALTLPMFAEHASAEIKICNNFPQTVYFSIGYDQPGYDSFMSRGWLVLAPNGGCDEFDSALHLSVFWYYAETNAYYVRKHVKNTNTWGSVRPDKQLWVARNSFNIIDNPGMKRPSDPGAKLVGFARSLEASGSELNETLTIEADGINVSQSISSNTNTDTNTAAKPEAPTNTKK; encoded by the coding sequence ATGTCCGCTTCACGACGTGTCATTTCGGTTCTAACGCTGGCCCTTACCTTGCCAATGTTTGCAGAGCACGCCTCTGCAGAGATCAAGATATGCAATAACTTCCCGCAAACGGTTTACTTTTCTATAGGTTATGATCAGCCGGGGTATGATTCGTTCATGTCTCGCGGGTGGCTTGTACTGGCTCCCAATGGTGGCTGTGACGAATTCGATAGCGCGCTCCACCTTTCTGTGTTTTGGTATTATGCAGAAACCAATGCTTACTACGTACGCAAGCACGTCAAGAATACAAATACTTGGGGATCTGTGCGCCCAGATAAACAGTTGTGGGTCGCCCGAAACTCTTTTAATATAATCGATAATCCGGGCATGAAACGTCCCTCCGACCCGGGCGCTAAATTGGTTGGTTTTGCCCGGTCACTGGAAGCCAGTGGTTCAGAATTGAATGAGACGCTCACGATCGAGGCGGATGGTATCAACGTCTCGCAGAGCATCAGCAGCAATACAAACACCGACACCAATACCGCCGCCAAGCCAGAGGCCCCCACCAACACTAAGAAATAG
- a CDS encoding NAD(P)-binding domain-containing protein, which translates to MNDIANLPVAVIGAGPVGLAVAAHLISRGLKVKVYESGPQAGSNLLDWRHVRVFTPWRYCVDAVARQLLEGHGWTMPEFEAFPTADEIVDQYIGPLAQLPELAPSIETNARVIAVSRWGADKVVSKGREQRPFMLMVETATGMRRDMARAVIDASGTWQTPNPLGAGGLSAEGEKEFSDRIAYGIPDVLGRDRHLYAGRTTLVAGAGHSAANALLELAKLSESAPGTSAIWTTRGTDLVRIYGGGDADALPARGELGSEVRDLAESGRVRLVTGFATTAIREVDGRLLVDGQTKDGLQTIGPVDAIIAATGQRPDLALTRELRLDLDPWLESAKALGPLIDPNEHSCGDVPPHGHRELSHPEPGFYTVGIKSYGRAPTFLLLTGYEQVRSVVAAIAGDMAAADAVRLVLPETGVCTVPALVFGSSAEGCCGGPPPVAADACCVADAQAKEKGKAGCGCGCSAAA; encoded by the coding sequence GTGAACGACATCGCAAATCTCCCGGTGGCCGTCATCGGCGCCGGTCCCGTCGGCCTCGCAGTGGCCGCCCACCTGATCAGCCGTGGACTGAAGGTGAAGGTTTACGAGTCCGGTCCGCAAGCCGGTTCGAATCTTCTGGATTGGCGTCATGTGCGCGTTTTCACGCCATGGCGTTATTGTGTTGACGCTGTCGCCAGGCAGTTGCTCGAGGGCCATGGCTGGACCATGCCCGAGTTCGAGGCATTTCCCACCGCTGATGAAATCGTCGACCAATATATCGGTCCGCTCGCGCAGCTTCCGGAACTCGCACCGTCCATCGAAACCAATGCCCGTGTCATCGCCGTGTCCCGCTGGGGTGCCGACAAGGTCGTCAGCAAGGGGCGTGAACAGCGGCCCTTCATGCTGATGGTTGAAACCGCGACCGGCATGCGCCGGGATATGGCCCGCGCCGTCATCGATGCGTCAGGCACATGGCAAACACCGAACCCGCTGGGCGCAGGCGGCCTATCCGCTGAAGGCGAGAAGGAGTTCAGCGACCGGATTGCCTATGGCATACCGGATGTCCTCGGCCGGGACCGCCATCTCTATGCGGGTCGCACGACGCTCGTGGCAGGGGCCGGTCATTCCGCTGCCAATGCCTTGCTGGAACTGGCCAAGCTTTCAGAAAGCGCTCCAGGCACCTCTGCAATCTGGACGACACGCGGCACCGACTTGGTCCGGATCTACGGTGGCGGCGATGCTGACGCGTTACCGGCACGCGGAGAGCTCGGCTCCGAAGTCAGGGACCTTGCAGAAAGTGGCCGCGTCCGGCTTGTCACCGGCTTTGCCACCACAGCCATCCGTGAGGTTGACGGTCGCCTGCTTGTGGACGGGCAAACCAAAGATGGTCTTCAAACCATCGGTCCCGTCGATGCGATAATTGCGGCCACGGGCCAGCGCCCGGACCTCGCCCTGACCCGGGAGTTGCGGCTCGATCTTGATCCATGGCTTGAAAGCGCCAAAGCGCTCGGCCCGCTCATCGATCCCAACGAGCACTCTTGCGGGGACGTTCCCCCGCATGGTCACCGTGAACTCAGTCATCCGGAACCGGGCTTCTATACGGTCGGAATCAAAAGCTATGGTCGGGCACCGACATTCCTGCTGCTGACCGGCTACGAACAGGTCCGCTCCGTCGTTGCGGCGATCGCCGGCGATATGGCGGCGGCCGACGCGGTGAGGCTGGTTCTGCCGGAGACCGGAGTGTGCACGGTGCCGGCATTGGTTTTCGGATCATCGGCCGAAGGCTGCTGTGGTGGCCCGCCGCCTGTGGCGGCTGATGCCTGCTGTGTTGCGGACGCGCAAGCCAAGGAGAAGGGCAAGGCTGGCTGCGGCTGCGGCTGCAGCGCCGCAGCATGA
- a CDS encoding caspase family protein — MWNISKYLIFFFTLAAFAFGSTAGALAQGEKRLAFVIGNAAYPAGVLATPANDAGLIAQTLQAAGFDVVGARDVDQESLRGAYRDFLAKVTAAGPDAVVFVYLAGQGLQFEGENYFAPIDAQITNAADVPMAAVRVSDLIKPLAALPTKVNIVVLDAARPNSFARSNQPLAGGLALVDPDPNMLIAFNAAPGTVAPEGKGPYGAYAQALAEMIRDGGLQLGDVFDRTRLRVNDVTQGAEVPWNASKITGPFVFFDRGPDAPGPQVSADEVRTNRTKEIRDFDAHDAYIAALDRDTMRGYEDFIVAYPHDPMARRVRAILAARREAITWRQTWLRDTPEAYWSYLDRYPHGPHAWDARRRLEHFDAALEPPQSFAVYDYDVPPPPPEEIVYVDRPVLYFDDPEFDFDPPPPVTVIFLQPRPRDFIELPPPPPPAGIFLLPTPVFVPVPSWVNPPHDIFPPPNDVIFNNIHNTTIVNNTTINENNNQGDGLTTGQKLTAGAVGLGAAALATKVALPAFLQKKEAVLSKHNADGLPVKPGQGGQQPGGAKPLSKTLPADKLTGHALPGADGKTLPLVNGKPVLNGQNPPNNSNLPMNKSRKLLNKQGTAAGNAATDTPVVNGQNGANSQGQSGIGKTGKDAKFRKIRGANGKPAANGVNNPSALSGEKSGQNPPNGKFKKLHNQGSGQTNGQANGQGNGAKANGNGLKVQKLPANGNSGGNVQQKFKVNNGNPQLKVLEQPKPQRPEFHAQPKQQMQQVQRQAQPRPPQPKQQQGGKKPVCGHPGEPACK, encoded by the coding sequence ATGTGGAATATCTCGAAATACCTCATCTTCTTCTTCACTCTGGCCGCCTTCGCGTTCGGGTCGACGGCCGGGGCGCTGGCGCAAGGCGAAAAACGCCTTGCCTTCGTCATTGGCAACGCCGCCTACCCCGCTGGCGTGCTGGCGACGCCCGCCAATGATGCGGGTCTGATCGCTCAGACATTGCAGGCGGCGGGGTTCGACGTGGTCGGTGCGCGCGATGTCGACCAGGAATCGCTGCGGGGCGCCTACCGCGATTTCCTCGCCAAGGTGACAGCAGCCGGTCCAGACGCGGTGGTGTTTGTCTATCTGGCCGGACAGGGTCTGCAGTTTGAGGGTGAGAACTATTTTGCGCCCATCGATGCCCAGATCACAAACGCCGCAGACGTACCGATGGCGGCTGTGCGGGTTTCCGACCTCATCAAGCCGCTCGCCGCGCTGCCGACGAAGGTCAACATCGTCGTGCTCGACGCGGCGCGGCCGAATTCCTTCGCACGCTCGAACCAGCCGCTGGCCGGCGGCCTCGCTTTGGTCGATCCCGACCCGAACATGCTGATCGCTTTCAACGCGGCGCCGGGTACGGTCGCGCCGGAAGGCAAGGGACCGTATGGTGCCTATGCCCAGGCGCTCGCCGAAATGATCAGGGATGGCGGGCTACAACTGGGCGACGTTTTCGACCGCACGCGGCTGCGCGTCAACGACGTGACACAGGGCGCGGAGGTGCCCTGGAATGCCTCCAAGATCACCGGTCCTTTTGTCTTCTTCGACCGCGGCCCCGATGCTCCGGGGCCACAGGTTTCGGCCGACGAGGTGCGGACAAACCGGACCAAGGAGATCCGCGACTTCGATGCGCATGACGCCTACATCGCGGCCCTCGATCGCGACACGATGCGCGGCTACGAAGATTTCATCGTCGCCTATCCGCACGACCCGATGGCCAGGCGCGTGCGCGCCATTCTGGCGGCGCGGCGGGAGGCGATCACCTGGCGCCAGACCTGGCTCAGGGATACGCCCGAAGCCTATTGGTCCTATCTCGATCGCTATCCGCACGGCCCCCATGCCTGGGATGCCCGCCGACGGCTCGAGCATTTCGACGCCGCGCTGGAGCCGCCACAGAGTTTTGCCGTCTATGATTATGACGTGCCGCCACCGCCGCCCGAAGAGATCGTCTATGTCGACCGGCCCGTGCTCTATTTCGACGACCCCGAGTTCGACTTCGATCCGCCTCCGCCCGTAACGGTGATCTTCCTGCAGCCGCGGCCGCGCGACTTCATCGAACTGCCGCCACCGCCGCCGCCGGCCGGAATCTTCCTTCTGCCGACGCCTGTCTTCGTACCTGTGCCGTCCTGGGTGAATCCGCCGCATGACATCTTCCCGCCGCCGAACGACGTCATCTTCAACAACATCCACAACACCACCATCGTCAACAACACGACGATCAACGAGAACAACAACCAGGGCGATGGTCTCACCACCGGCCAGAAATTGACTGCCGGCGCCGTGGGCCTTGGCGCGGCCGCGCTGGCGACGAAGGTGGCGTTGCCGGCCTTCCTGCAGAAAAAGGAGGCCGTGCTGTCCAAGCATAACGCGGACGGCCTGCCGGTGAAGCCGGGGCAGGGTGGCCAGCAGCCGGGCGGTGCCAAGCCGCTGTCGAAAACACTGCCTGCCGACAAGCTGACAGGCCATGCCTTGCCCGGTGCCGACGGCAAGACGCTGCCGCTCGTCAACGGCAAGCCGGTGCTGAATGGACAGAACCCGCCCAACAACTCGAACCTGCCCATGAACAAGTCCAGGAAACTCCTGAACAAGCAGGGCACGGCAGCTGGAAACGCCGCGACCGACACCCCGGTGGTGAACGGGCAAAACGGGGCCAATAGCCAGGGTCAGAGCGGCATAGGCAAGACCGGCAAGGACGCCAAGTTCCGCAAGATCCGGGGCGCGAACGGCAAGCCTGCGGCGAATGGAGTGAACAACCCATCGGCGCTCAGTGGAGAGAAATCAGGCCAGAACCCGCCCAACGGAAAGTTCAAGAAGCTTCACAATCAGGGCAGCGGTCAGACGAACGGTCAGGCCAATGGGCAAGGCAATGGGGCCAAGGCCAATGGCAACGGGCTGAAAGTCCAAAAATTGCCTGCCAACGGAAACAGTGGCGGCAATGTCCAGCAGAAATTCAAGGTCAACAACGGCAATCCGCAACTGAAGGTGCTGGAACAGCCGAAGCCGCAGAGGCCGGAGTTCCACGCCCAGCCGAAGCAGCAGATGCAGCAGGTGCAGCGGCAGGCACAGCCAAGGCCACCGCAGCCGAAGCAACAGCAAGGTGGCAAGAAGCCGGTCTGCGGCCATCCGGGCGAGCCGGCCTGCAAATAG
- a CDS encoding conjugal transfer protein TraD — MRRPRDFDAELKALDDKARELKTRKVQQLGELVIATGADQLSADELAGALVAIAETKDTSKREAWAKRGVMFFESRSRRTAPASQRNRRSVPAQPGGTQSPAGGSGSQ, encoded by the coding sequence ATGCGTAGACCACGGGACTTTGACGCGGAACTGAAGGCGCTGGACGACAAGGCGCGAGAACTCAAAACGCGAAAGGTGCAGCAGCTTGGCGAGCTGGTGATCGCCACCGGCGCCGATCAACTCAGCGCCGACGAACTGGCAGGCGCGCTGGTCGCAATCGCTGAGACGAAAGACACCTCAAAGCGTGAGGCATGGGCCAAGCGTGGAGTGATGTTTTTCGAGAGCCGCTCCCGGCGAACTGCTCCGGCATCTCAGCGCAACCGACGTAGCGTTCCAGCGCAACCGGGCGGCACACAATCGCCGGCAGGCGGCTCTGGCTCGCAATGA
- a CDS encoding DUF1003 domain-containing protein translates to MTQFDVYPFIVLNLAFSLQAAYAAPMNLLAQTRQSGSDKAHAEADALHREYLARASDERLALAAHQTTMLVDLVRQNTKLTETIKALTERVETLTTEVHKQVIASASTP, encoded by the coding sequence GTGACCCAGTTCGACGTTTACCCCTTTATTGTGCTGAACCTCGCATTCAGCCTTCAGGCCGCCTATGCGGCGCCAATGAATTTGCTTGCGCAGACGCGCCAGTCAGGCAGCGACAAAGCGCACGCCGAAGCTGATGCATTGCATCGCGAGTATCTCGCACGCGCCAGTGACGAGCGGCTGGCTCTCGCTGCCCACCAGACGACTATGCTCGTCGATCTGGTGAGGCAGAACACCAAGTTGACTGAGACGATCAAGGCGCTCACGGAGCGTGTCGAGACCTTGACGACCGAAGTCCACAAGCAGGTGATTGCTTCGGCATCGACGCCATAG
- a CDS encoding AlpA family transcriptional regulator has product MSEPDRIIRLRTVLARTGLSRSTLYRKIAEGTFPAQIRISINGAGWRESDVNRWIADPLAWHTRA; this is encoded by the coding sequence ATGTCCGAGCCGGATCGTATAATACGCCTCAGAACCGTCCTTGCCCGGACTGGCCTGTCCCGTTCAACCCTCTATCGCAAGATCGCCGAAGGGACGTTCCCGGCTCAGATCAGGATCAGCATAAACGGCGCTGGCTGGCGTGAATCCGATGTTAATCGGTGGATCGCCGATCCTCTTGCATGGCACACCAGAGCATGA
- the traA gene encoding Ti-type conjugative transfer relaxase TraA, with the protein MAIYHLHVKVIGRKAGSSAVASAAYRSASRLRDERIERSHDFSAKRGVVHSEVMLPENAPCAWSDRERLWNDVEAFEVRKDAQLAREVEFALPRELSQAQGIELARDFVQAEFVTKGMVADLNVHWDRAEDGSPKPHAHVMLTMRSVDENGFGPKVREWNQTELVERWRERWAELANERLAELDIDARIDHRSLEEQGIALEPQTQIGAPAQRIEGTGIDAGGIEADRAELHREIARNNGARIIADPAVALDAITHQQSTFTRKDIAKFSHRHSDGMEQFNKVVAAISNAPNLVELGMDGRGEDRFTTRQMIDTELHLHRAAERMDLDERHAVSDAHRDAALARAAQRGLILSGEQSDALAHITDGRGLGVVIGFAGTGKSAMLGVARQAWAAAGYEVRGAALSGIAAENLESGSGIPSRTIASMEHGWGQGRDLLTARDVVVIDEAGMVGTRQLERVLSHAADVGAKVVLVGDPQQLQAIEAGAAFRSIHERHGGVEIGQVRRQREDWQRDATRDLATGRIGAAISAYDAQGMVHQAATRDQARGELVERWDRDRQAHPEASRIILTHTNDEVRALNQAARERMRAAGDLSDDVQVNVERGARAFASGDRVMFLRNERGLGVKNGTLGVIDEVSAQSMTVRTDDGRSVRFDLKDYAHIDHGYAATIHKAQGTTVDRTHVLATPGMDAHGSYVALSRHRDGMDLHYGGDDFATRDRLVRTLSRERAKDMAWDYEQADPAQHYAERRGITFRERVVEIVRRIVPEKLRDKLGGLLDGLRSPADAEPSQDRGHGPGRENVGAQIAEAGPAPEREASARGAQRETDLQVDPEAALRRARTNALVRHARALDVVIQTGNAHGQGTPEQMRELRDARGAFEKVRPHGWRDAEAAYAKNPELVREAGAGRVNRIVLALQLETEIRTGLDTDPGRRADRFVERWQKLDRTGQHQYQAGDMSGYKSTRSAMSDMAKSLERDPQLESLLANRKHDLGIHTDSGRNLASELAFSHGIGRGRGIGI; encoded by the coding sequence ATGGCGATCTATCATCTTCACGTCAAGGTCATTGGCCGCAAGGCAGGGTCAAGTGCTGTGGCATCCGCCGCCTACCGCTCGGCCTCGCGGCTGCGTGACGAGCGGATCGAACGCAGCCATGACTTCTCGGCCAAGCGCGGCGTCGTCCATTCCGAGGTGATGCTGCCGGAGAATGCGCCTTGCGCCTGGAGCGACCGCGAACGGCTGTGGAACGATGTCGAGGCCTTCGAGGTGCGCAAGGATGCCCAGCTTGCCCGCGAGGTGGAGTTCGCCCTGCCGCGTGAACTCAGCCAGGCACAGGGCATCGAACTGGCGCGCGACTTTGTTCAGGCCGAGTTTGTAACCAAGGGCATGGTCGCCGATCTCAATGTGCATTGGGACAGGGCAGAGGATGGCAGTCCAAAACCGCATGCCCATGTCATGCTGACCATGCGCTCAGTGGACGAGAACGGTTTTGGTCCGAAAGTGCGCGAATGGAACCAGACCGAGCTGGTCGAGCGCTGGCGCGAGCGATGGGCGGAGCTTGCCAATGAGCGGCTTGCCGAACTCGACATCGACGCCCGCATCGATCATCGCAGTCTGGAAGAACAAGGCATTGCCCTGGAGCCGCAAACCCAGATTGGTGCACCGGCGCAACGCATCGAGGGTACGGGCATTGACGCTGGCGGCATTGAGGCAGATCGCGCCGAACTGCACCGCGAGATCGCGCGCAACAATGGCGCGCGCATCATTGCGGATCCAGCCGTGGCGCTGGACGCCATCACGCATCAGCAATCGACCTTCACCCGAAAGGACATCGCCAAATTTTCGCATCGGCACAGCGACGGAATGGAGCAGTTCAACAAGGTGGTGGCAGCCATCAGTAACGCACCCAACTTGGTCGAACTCGGCATGGACGGACGCGGAGAAGATCGCTTCACCACGCGGCAGATGATCGACACCGAACTGCATTTGCATCGTGCGGCGGAACGTATGGATTTGGACGAGCGACACGCGGTGAGTGACGCACATCGTGACGCAGCGCTGGCGCGGGCTGCGCAACGCGGGCTTATCCTTTCGGGCGAACAAAGCGATGCGCTTGCGCATATCACCGATGGTCGAGGTCTAGGTGTCGTCATCGGCTTTGCAGGAACCGGCAAGAGTGCAATGCTGGGCGTAGCGCGCCAGGCGTGGGCCGCCGCAGGTTATGAGGTTCGCGGCGCCGCGCTCTCAGGCATTGCGGCCGAGAATCTCGAAAGCGGATCGGGTATCCCGTCTCGCACCATCGCCAGCATGGAACATGGCTGGGGACAGGGGCGCGATCTGCTCACCGCGCGTGATGTCGTGGTGATCGACGAGGCCGGCATGGTCGGCACGCGCCAGTTGGAGCGCGTGCTCTCCCATGCGGCGGACGTTGGCGCAAAAGTCGTCCTCGTCGGCGATCCGCAGCAGCTGCAGGCGATCGAAGCTGGCGCTGCATTCCGCTCCATCCATGAGCGTCATGGTGGCGTCGAAATCGGCCAGGTTCGTCGGCAGCGCGAGGACTGGCAGCGCGATGCCACGCGCGATCTGGCAACCGGCAGGATCGGCGCCGCGATCAGCGCCTACGACGCCCAAGGCATGGTGCATCAGGCTGCGACGCGCGACCAAGCGCGAGGTGAACTCGTCGAGCGCTGGGATCGCGACAGGCAGGCCCATCCAGAGGCAAGCCGGATCATCCTCACCCACACAAACGACGAGGTGCGCGCTTTGAACCAGGCAGCGCGCGAGCGCATGCGCGCTGCGGGAGATCTCAGCGACGATGTTCAGGTGAATGTTGAACGAGGTGCAAGGGCCTTCGCCAGCGGCGACCGTGTCATGTTCCTGCGCAACGAGCGCGGGCTTGGCGTCAAGAACGGCACGCTTGGTGTGATCGACGAGGTCAGTGCGCAAAGCATGACCGTTCGCACCGACGACGGCAGGTCGGTGCGCTTCGACCTGAAAGACTATGCCCATATCGACCATGGCTATGCCGCGACCATTCACAAGGCCCAGGGCACGACGGTTGACCGCACCCATGTGCTCGCGACGCCGGGCATGGACGCGCATGGCAGCTACGTCGCCCTGTCCCGCCATCGAGACGGGATGGACCTGCATTACGGCGGCGACGACTTCGCGACACGGGACCGGCTCGTCCGCACCCTGTCGCGCGAGCGCGCCAAGGACATGGCGTGGGATTACGAGCAAGCCGACCCGGCGCAACACTATGCCGAGCGGCGCGGCATCACTTTTCGCGAGCGCGTGGTCGAGATCGTGCGTCGCATCGTTCCGGAGAAGCTGCGCGACAAGCTCGGCGGGCTGCTGGACGGATTGCGCTCGCCCGCAGACGCCGAGCCCAGCCAGGACCGTGGGCACGGGCCGGGAAGAGAAAATGTTGGAGCGCAAATTGCAGAGGCCGGTCCCGCGCCTGAAAGAGAAGCTTCCGCCAGGGGAGCGCAACGCGAAACGGATTTGCAGGTCGACCCAGAAGCGGCGTTGCGCCGCGCGCGCACGAACGCGCTTGTTCGTCACGCGCGCGCACTCGATGTTGTTATCCAAACCGGAAATGCGCACGGTCAGGGCACTCCCGAGCAGATGCGCGAATTGAGGGACGCCCGCGGCGCGTTCGAGAAGGTTCGGCCGCATGGTTGGCGCGATGCCGAAGCGGCCTACGCGAAAAATCCCGAGCTGGTTCGTGAGGCCGGCGCCGGCCGCGTCAACCGCATCGTGCTTGCTCTCCAGCTTGAAACGGAAATCCGCACCGGACTGGATACCGACCCGGGCCGCCGCGCCGACCGTTTCGTGGAACGTTGGCAGAAGCTCGACCGCACGGGCCAGCATCAATACCAGGCCGGCGACATGTCCGGCTACAAGTCAACGCGGTCGGCCATGTCCGACATGGCCAAAAGCCTCGAACGCGATCCGCAGCTTGAATCCCTCCTTGCCAACCGCAAGCACGATCTTGGCATTCATACCGATTCCGGCCGTAACCTCGCCTCGGAACTCGCATTCAGCCATGGCATCGGTAGGGGCCGTGGCATTGGGATCTAA